From the genome of Candidatus Thermoplasmatota archaeon:
AGCCAGCGATGGCCGCACGGTCGGAGCCGAATGGAACGAGTCAGACGGGCGAATTGGCCTAGGCAGGTCACACTACCCGGAAATTGACAGAACCTCTTGAATACATTCAAATATCGTTCTCCCGATGGCATGCGAAGAGATCGAATGAAACCCGTCATCGACCCCAAGCTGTGCAAGGGGTGCAACATCTGTGTCTACATCTGCCCTAAGAAATGCTACTCAAAGGGCGCTGAGCTGTCGGAAATGGGGTACTTCGACGCCGTCGTGAGCGCCTCCGAGAAGTGCTACAATCACGACAGGGAGGGCAAGCTCATCTGCGAGCTCTGCATCCTCAGCTGCCCTGACCAAGCTATCTCATGGCACCCTGAGACAGAGGAGGAGAAGAGGAAATGAAGGCCCCGGCTGGAGAGTACTTCCTTCAGGGAAACGAAGCCTGCGTCGAGGGGGCGATGACCGCAGGGCTGAGATTCTTCGCTGGATACCCCATCACTCCATCGACGGAGATAGCTGAGGGCGTGTCTCGCAGGTTGAGGGGGAAGAACGGCGTCTTCCTTCAGATGGAAGACGAAATCGCGTGCATATCCGCAGTCATAGGCGCATCATGGGGGGGCGCAAAGGCGATGACTGCCACATCCGGTCCCGGGTTCTCTTTGATGCAGGAGGCCATCGGGTATGCGGCCATGTCGGAGACACCGGCTGTGATTGTCAACGTGATGAGGGGAGGGCCGTCGACTGGACAGCCTACTCGGGCGTCGCAGGGAGACATCATGCAGACGAAGTGGGGCTCTCACGGCGACTATCAGGTGATAGCATTCGCACCAGCCTCGGTTCAAGAGACTTTCGACCTAACGGTGGATTGCTTCAACTACTCGGAGAAGTACCGAGTACCAGCTTTTCTGCTCTCGGACGCCGAAGTCGGACACATGAGAGGGCTTTTGAAGATCCCCGAGAAGATAAAGATCGTGGACAGAAAAGAGAAGGGCATGAAGAGGACGG
Proteins encoded in this window:
- a CDS encoding 2-oxoacid:acceptor oxidoreductase subunit alpha translates to MKAPAGEYFLQGNEACVEGAMTAGLRFFAGYPITPSTEIAEGVSRRLRGKNGVFLQMEDEIACISAVIGASWGGAKAMTATSGPGFSLMQEAIGYAAMSETPAVIVNVMRGGPSTGQPTRASQGDIMQTKWGSHGDYQVIAFAPASVQETFDLTVDCFNYSEKYRVPAFLLSDAEVGHMRGLLKIPEKIKIVDRKEKGMKRTDEAYDVPDDLVHPFPSFGKGHKAMVTGMTHTDASRIEPEDFKVHQDLVKRLSEKVLRNRKDINKWELMCPGSKTMIVSYGSAALGGREVAATDGTVGLLRLKSIWPLPEEPIAEVASQCEQILVCEMNLGQLYPSIKRIALEAGCRKIEFLSKIGGEPPTPGEIRHKLRGMGAI
- a CDS encoding ferredoxin family protein codes for the protein MKPVIDPKLCKGCNICVYICPKKCYSKGAELSEMGYFDAVVSASEKCYNHDREGKLICELCILSCPDQAISWHPETEEEKRK